A single genomic interval of Staphylococcus hyicus harbors:
- a CDS encoding FecCD family ABC transporter permease, whose product MKLNLSKRYLIVGFILILVSILSLSAGAIWITPMQVLKEMWTGENFILNEYRIPRMILGILVGAALAISGAVIQGVIRNPLASPDVIGITKGASLAAVIVIILFPKAPLFVLPFASFVGAIIISIILSLLISYKGVKGSQLALIGMAIGAIAMAIVQYLLIRNPMEANIALVWLTGSLFGRTFQHIIAILPWLIVAIPIILIYCRKLDLLHLGEDVATSLGTHVNRTKMILLITAVMLAGASISVVGGLSFLGLIAPHIARSIVGHKHLHIVLMSGLIGGVLMVFSDGLARAIAPPIDIPVGVLIAIIGAPYFLYVLRKL is encoded by the coding sequence ATGAAATTAAATTTGTCTAAACGCTATCTTATCGTTGGATTCATTTTAATCCTGGTTTCCATATTAAGTTTAAGTGCAGGTGCAATTTGGATTACACCTATGCAAGTGTTGAAAGAGATGTGGACGGGAGAGAACTTTATATTAAACGAATACCGTATTCCGCGAATGATTTTAGGTATTCTGGTAGGTGCAGCTTTAGCGATTTCAGGTGCAGTTATTCAAGGTGTCATCCGAAATCCTTTAGCCTCTCCAGATGTCATTGGGATAACAAAAGGTGCTAGTCTAGCAGCAGTTATTGTGATTATCTTATTTCCAAAAGCACCATTATTCGTATTACCATTTGCATCGTTTGTAGGTGCGATCATCATTAGTATCATTTTATCGCTATTAATAAGTTACAAAGGTGTGAAAGGTTCTCAACTTGCGCTTATAGGTATGGCGATTGGTGCTATAGCGATGGCAATTGTTCAGTATTTATTAATACGAAATCCAATGGAAGCAAATATCGCACTTGTTTGGTTAACTGGTAGCTTATTCGGAAGAACATTCCAACATATTATTGCAATCTTACCGTGGCTTATCGTGGCAATCCCGATAATTCTGATTTACTGCAGAAAATTAGATTTATTACATTTAGGAGAAGATGTTGCTACGAGTTTAGGTACACATGTAAACCGTACTAAAATGATTTTACTCATTACAGCAGTCATGCTTGCTGGTGCTTCTATTTCTGTTGTTGGAGGCTTGAGCTTTTTAGGATTAATTGCACCTCATATTGCACGCAGTATCGTTGGTCATAAACATCTACATATTGTATTGATGTCTGGCTTGATAGGTGGGGTATTGATGGTGTTTTCCGATGGTCTTGCAAGAGCGATTGCACCACCAATCGATATTCCAGTAGGGGTGCTCATTGCTATTATTGGTGCACCGTATTTCTTATATGTTTTACGTAAATTATAA
- a CDS encoding SunI/YnzG family protein yields the protein MAMTVKKNDKEVQIQWRVADIRIPNNEIKNVTEDQDIHAFPSTEEKTVSRIGSTFGKTNRVIIDTDDHQYIIYTHNDKKVYNEVTK from the coding sequence ATGGCTATGACAGTTAAGAAAAACGACAAAGAAGTACAAATCCAATGGAGAGTTGCAGATATCCGTATTCCAAACAACGAAATTAAAAACGTTACTGAGGATCAAGATATTCACGCGTTTCCTAGCACAGAAGAGAAAACAGTTTCTCGTATTGGATCAACATTTGGCAAAACGAACCGTGTTATCATTGATACGGATGACCATCAGTACATTATTTATACGCACAACGACAAAAAAGTTTATAACGAAGTCACTAAATAA
- a CDS encoding metal-dependent hydrolase, with protein MTGKTHSSAGLLIGAMVATHFELDVFETVTAIVIAGIASIFPDICHTKSKIGQRLKFVSFIIKHLFGHRTFTHSLLFISICYYLLTLIQTPLYYMISIICGMLSHVILDMLTPRGVRLLFPLPIRVRFPIHFKTGGLVDLSLASAFSFLTLYILFEIPIKRVLMTWI; from the coding sequence ATGACTGGTAAAACGCACTCTTCAGCGGGTTTGCTCATTGGAGCTATGGTAGCCACCCATTTTGAATTAGATGTATTCGAAACAGTGACAGCGATAGTTATTGCTGGTATTGCGAGTATCTTTCCTGATATTTGCCACACGAAAAGTAAAATCGGTCAACGTTTAAAATTCGTAAGTTTTATTATCAAACATTTGTTTGGTCATCGGACGTTTACGCATTCGTTATTATTCATTAGTATTTGTTATTATTTATTAACGCTTATTCAAACACCGCTTTACTATATGATTAGCATTATTTGTGGTATGCTTTCACATGTAATATTAGATATGTTGACCCCTAGAGGTGTACGATTATTATTTCCATTGCCAATACGCGTTCGGTTTCCGATTCATTTTAAAACGGGAGGCCTGGTCGATTTATCTTTGGCTTCAGCATTTAGTTTTTTAACACTATACATATTATTCGAAATACCAATAAAACGCGTGCTAATGACTTGGATATAA
- a CDS encoding alanine racemase, giving the protein MAHINIHLSKIKYNALLLKHMLEERGIQMVPVLKCAAGDSEIAQLFEKLPFQHVAESRLKIISEATSSLNYMMIKGATPNEIAKLVSHTSMSIQTDLDIIRRINTEAHKQNKHHHILLMVDWKDGREGLLTYETVDYLNEMMHMDHIFLKGLAFNFMCYRPMPPTEEDISYIERFLNSIEQETGFNFTTISGGNSSMLTLAMYHDLGKINELRIGEAIFRGYETAHNQRLPFLYDDAIELVGQIVEIKPRLNLSTHQPYMQALVDIGNLDTVVSELTPVDAKVKIVGSTSDLMLIDLGDTHGYQIGDTMTFKVEYGALAHSMHSTQLSKQYLYDKGIELMLENLKCTKENKILNRY; this is encoded by the coding sequence GTGGCACATATCAATATTCATCTCAGTAAAATAAAATATAATGCATTACTGTTAAAACATATGCTTGAAGAACGCGGTATTCAAATGGTACCAGTGTTAAAGTGTGCGGCAGGGGATTCGGAGATTGCACAGCTTTTTGAAAAATTACCATTTCAACATGTGGCGGAATCTCGTTTGAAAATCATATCAGAAGCAACATCATCGCTAAATTATATGATGATAAAAGGTGCGACGCCAAATGAAATTGCCAAGCTCGTATCCCATACATCGATGAGCATTCAAACAGACTTGGATATCATACGACGGATTAATACGGAAGCCCATAAGCAAAACAAACATCATCATATATTGTTGATGGTGGATTGGAAAGATGGGAGAGAAGGATTATTAACTTATGAAACTGTGGATTACTTGAATGAAATGATGCACATGGATCACATCTTTTTAAAAGGTTTAGCATTTAATTTTATGTGCTATCGACCGATGCCACCTACAGAAGAAGATATTAGTTATATTGAGCGTTTCTTAAATAGTATTGAACAAGAAACTGGATTCAATTTTACAACGATTTCAGGCGGGAATTCTAGCATGTTAACACTTGCAATGTATCATGACTTAGGTAAAATCAATGAATTACGTATAGGTGAGGCAATTTTTAGAGGTTACGAAACGGCGCACAATCAACGGCTACCATTTTTGTATGATGATGCTATTGAGCTTGTAGGCCAAATCGTTGAAATTAAACCACGATTGAATTTATCCACCCATCAACCTTATATGCAAGCGTTAGTGGATATCGGTAATTTAGATACAGTCGTGTCTGAATTAACCCCTGTGGATGCGAAGGTGAAAATTGTCGGAAGCACAAGTGACTTAATGTTAATCGACTTAGGAGATACACATGGATATCAAATCGGCGATACGATGACATTTAAAGTAGAATATGGTGCACTCGCCCATAGTATGCACTCGACTCAACTGTCTAAACAATATCTTTACGATAAAGGTATAGAATTAATGCTGGAAAATTTGAAATGTACAAAAGAGAATAAAATTTTAAATAGATATTGA
- a CDS encoding FecCD family ABC transporter permease, translated as MSKQTHTNFKEYHQGKRTALTFIVSVCFLIIAIYLNLAIGASKISFQSMLDYLFQLKDTKETFLIHNVRMPRMIAAILIGAALAVAGVLMQSITRNPLASPQIFGVNAGASFVVVLITVLLPSLAHHTVIYAFMGAFIGGLTVYVLAGTTRGMTPVKLALAGMTIHLFFTSLTQGIILLNEDATTTVMFWLVGALHTIKWPDIIHILPWIVSGLVVALLLGRQLAILELGDELAKGLGQNTQRVRAIAGLIVVILAGACVSIAGPIGFVGLIVPHIVKYYLNRNYFLIILLSIIMGANLLLISDVASRLIAFPFESPVGIVTSFIGALYFLWITMRGVKTR; from the coding sequence ATGTCTAAGCAAACACATACCAATTTCAAAGAATATCACCAAGGAAAACGCACAGCGCTCACATTTATTGTGAGCGTGTGTTTTCTTATTATTGCAATATATCTTAATCTTGCAATCGGTGCTTCTAAAATTTCGTTTCAATCTATGTTGGATTACTTGTTTCAACTTAAAGATACAAAAGAAACGTTTTTGATACATAACGTGCGTATGCCAAGAATGATAGCGGCAATACTTATCGGTGCAGCACTTGCTGTTGCAGGGGTATTGATGCAGTCTATTACACGAAATCCACTCGCATCGCCTCAAATTTTTGGGGTTAATGCCGGTGCGTCCTTTGTCGTTGTTTTAATTACGGTATTATTACCTTCACTTGCGCATCATACGGTCATATATGCTTTTATGGGCGCATTTATCGGTGGTTTAACGGTCTATGTATTAGCTGGCACTACTAGAGGGATGACACCTGTGAAGCTTGCGCTAGCAGGGATGACCATTCATTTGTTTTTCACGAGTTTAACGCAAGGAATCATATTATTAAATGAGGACGCTACGACAACAGTCATGTTTTGGCTGGTAGGTGCATTACATACAATTAAATGGCCGGATATTATTCATATATTACCTTGGATTGTATCAGGTTTAGTGGTGGCTTTACTATTAGGAAGACAACTAGCAATCTTAGAATTAGGTGACGAACTTGCAAAAGGATTAGGTCAAAATACGCAGCGTGTTCGTGCAATAGCAGGCTTAATTGTTGTAATTCTTGCAGGGGCCTGTGTTTCAATAGCTGGTCCAATTGGTTTTGTTGGACTGATCGTACCGCATATCGTGAAATACTATTTAAATCGGAATTATTTTTTAATAATCTTGCTTTCTATCATTATGGGGGCTAACCTACTCTTAATTTCTGATGTGGCAAGTCGTTTAATTGCATTCCCGTTTGAATCACCAGTAGGTATCGTCACGTCATTCATTGGTGCGTTATACTTCTTATGGATTACGATGAGAGGAGTGAAAACGCGATGA
- a CDS encoding IucA/IucC family protein, which yields MKLTNYQRADRNIQYRVLLACIKESLFPEDAHVNMNPSSIDIQFHQHVLHVKCQTQSAFFQIHLEGPITYQAGGIKKEMDCLETLIFYLERYFNIPFHDQLTEELKHSRLGMTLTYEQYEQRKIAMQHSLKMTRLPDKINFVSWLSHMQGNNEWTSLSYTEGMVWEGHPSHPLTKTKLPLNESEIRAYAPEFMKTVLLRLVLVHQDELAITAMDGNDRFIGEHVVPEFNGRLKQFLEPLGCQLNEYRIMLVHPWQYEHVITTQFAHRIQMLRIIPTPYTVPAKATLSFRTMALDQKPYHIKLPVNVQATSAVRTVSTVTTVDGPKLSYQLQRLLNIYPTLQVALEPYGAYVKEEPDIARQFGMIVRQSPATTNQNKLQFVTAALTQENPVDEQITVDSLIEFLYDTVNEETIERFIKDYTNALIPPLIAYIQTYGIALEAHQQNTILQIDQQTRGFSFIVRDLGGSRIDLPTLQKEVPDLTITNQSLIADNIEAVVAKFQHAVIQNQLGTLIDHFSHIHHIEEHRLYAIVADCLDKSIKNHLAHAEVLNDILFGQSVTVKALLNMRMHQKVKSYMQIELANPIQKEV from the coding sequence ATGAAACTCACTAATTATCAACGTGCGGACAGAAATATACAATATCGCGTGTTACTAGCGTGTATCAAAGAATCATTATTTCCTGAAGATGCGCATGTGAACATGAATCCCTCGTCAATTGACATACAATTTCACCAACATGTGTTACATGTTAAATGCCAAACACAAAGTGCATTTTTTCAAATTCATTTAGAAGGTCCAATTACATATCAAGCTGGCGGTATAAAAAAAGAAATGGATTGTTTAGAAACGTTAATATTTTATTTAGAAAGGTATTTCAATATTCCATTCCATGATCAATTGACTGAAGAATTGAAACATAGTCGTCTCGGAATGACGCTCACTTATGAGCAATACGAACAACGAAAAATCGCTATGCAACACTCACTTAAAATGACGCGTTTACCTGATAAAATTAATTTTGTATCATGGCTAAGTCATATGCAAGGGAATAATGAATGGACAAGCCTTTCATATACAGAAGGGATGGTATGGGAAGGTCATCCGTCACATCCGCTCACTAAAACAAAATTACCACTAAATGAATCTGAAATACGTGCTTATGCGCCGGAATTCATGAAAACCGTATTGTTGCGTCTTGTACTTGTGCATCAAGATGAGCTAGCAATTACAGCGATGGATGGTAATGATCGCTTTATCGGTGAGCATGTTGTTCCAGAATTTAACGGTCGTCTCAAACAATTTCTTGAACCTTTGGGCTGTCAGTTAAATGAGTATCGCATTATGTTGGTTCATCCATGGCAATATGAGCATGTCATTACGACTCAATTTGCTCATAGAATTCAAATGTTGCGTATTATTCCCACCCCGTACACAGTCCCGGCTAAAGCGACACTATCATTTAGAACAATGGCCTTGGATCAAAAACCATATCACATAAAATTGCCAGTTAACGTTCAAGCGACGAGTGCAGTGCGTACGGTGTCTACAGTTACGACAGTCGATGGTCCTAAATTGAGCTATCAATTGCAACGGCTCTTAAATATTTATCCTACATTGCAAGTGGCTTTAGAGCCGTATGGTGCATACGTAAAAGAGGAGCCAGATATTGCACGTCAATTTGGCATGATTGTACGCCAATCTCCAGCAACGACGAATCAAAATAAATTGCAATTTGTGACAGCAGCTTTAACGCAGGAGAATCCAGTGGATGAACAGATTACTGTAGATAGCTTAATCGAGTTTTTATATGACACGGTGAATGAAGAAACCATCGAACGTTTTATTAAAGACTATACTAATGCGTTAATACCACCTTTAATAGCTTATATACAAACATATGGTATTGCGCTTGAAGCACACCAACAAAATACAATACTTCAAATCGACCAACAAACAAGAGGATTTTCATTTATTGTTAGAGATTTAGGTGGGTCGCGCATTGATCTTCCTACACTTCAAAAAGAGGTTCCTGATTTAACAATAACAAATCAAAGTTTAATCGCTGATAATATTGAAGCGGTCGTAGCAAAATTTCAACATGCAGTTATTCAAAATCAATTAGGAACGTTAATTGATCATTTCAGTCATATTCATCATATTGAAGAACATCGATTATATGCGATTGTAGCTGACTGTTTAGATAAATCGATAAAAAATCATTTGGCACATGCAGAGGTTTTAAATGATATCTTATTTGGTCAATCAGTGACGGTGAAAGCGTTACTAAATATGCGCATGCATCAAAAAGTAAAATCTTATATGCAAATTGAATTAGCAAACCCAATTCAAAAAGAGGTGTAA
- a CDS encoding ABC transporter substrate-binding protein: protein MSLFTLVAFIIILAACGNVSDSGNSDSKSKSDGKGVEIKHEGGTTTVKGEPKRVVALEYSFVDALVSLGVKPVGIADDGKKGNIIAPIKDKVGDYKSVGARKQPNLEVISELKPDLIIADSNRHKGNYEQLSKIAPTIMLPSLDADYKENIEAFKTIAKALSKEKEADKRLDEHKQIIDKYKKEITMNKDLKVLPAVISQSGFLAHSDKSYVGQFLNELGFKEALTKEVADQLPEYLNAPYLNMNSEQLAEVNPERMFIMVNGEKDPHYAKMKKDPVWKDVKAVKDNRVHIVDRQTWAKFRGLISSEEIAKELAEISKKEQK from the coding sequence ATGAGTTTATTCACATTGGTAGCATTCATTATCATTCTTGCTGCATGTGGTAACGTAAGTGACTCTGGAAATTCAGATAGCAAGAGTAAAAGTGATGGCAAAGGCGTCGAAATAAAGCATGAAGGTGGAACTACAACAGTGAAAGGGGAACCTAAACGAGTTGTAGCACTTGAATATTCATTCGTAGATGCACTTGTTTCTCTTGGAGTCAAACCAGTAGGTATTGCAGATGATGGTAAAAAAGGAAATATTATCGCACCGATTAAAGATAAAGTAGGCGACTATAAGTCTGTGGGTGCTCGTAAACAACCTAACTTAGAAGTGATTAGTGAATTAAAACCAGATTTAATCATTGCCGATAGTAACCGTCATAAAGGAAATTATGAGCAATTAAGCAAAATTGCCCCTACAATTATGTTACCAAGTTTAGATGCAGATTATAAAGAAAACATTGAAGCATTTAAAACAATCGCAAAAGCATTATCTAAAGAAAAAGAAGCGGATAAACGCTTAGATGAACATAAACAAATCATCGATAAATACAAAAAAGAAATTACAATGAACAAAGACTTGAAAGTATTACCAGCTGTAATTTCTCAATCAGGATTTTTAGCACATTCAGATAAATCTTATGTTGGTCAATTTTTAAATGAACTAGGATTTAAAGAAGCTTTAACAAAAGAGGTTGCGGATCAATTACCTGAATATTTAAATGCACCATACTTAAATATGAACTCAGAACAACTCGCTGAAGTTAACCCTGAACGTATGTTTATTATGGTCAATGGCGAAAAAGATCCACATTATGCTAAAATGAAAAAAGATCCAGTTTGGAAAGATGTGAAAGCGGTTAAAGATAATCGTGTACACATCGTAGATAGACAAACTTGGGCGAAGTTCCGTGGGTTAATTTCTTCAGAAGAAATTGCTAAAGAACTTGCAGAAATTTCGAAAAAAGAACAAAAGTAA